The following are encoded together in the Edaphobacter lichenicola genome:
- a CDS encoding gluconate 2-dehydrogenase subunit 3 family protein, translated as MLRREFVRAVISAGLLPKALLAQQTANPDPPPPAPVPWSLGLNPKTPLPVTETAEGIAEIEANFFTPAQLATFTRLCDLLLPPLGDKPGALQAGTPMFLDFLIGSSSEARKQVYSGGLDWLDAEAKTRYKLPFAQLNATQADALIKPWLRTWMTDHPPTELHADFINIAHEDIRTATMNSKAWDDVSAAAGQDWVTGGLYWSPIEPDMAGLGATSTHLPPHVMAVPKAAHTMPSYPR; from the coding sequence ATGTTGCGTCGTGAATTCGTGCGCGCTGTCATCTCGGCAGGACTTCTACCGAAGGCACTGCTTGCTCAGCAGACAGCGAATCCTGACCCGCCACCCCCAGCTCCGGTACCGTGGTCACTGGGGCTGAATCCCAAGACACCACTACCTGTCACTGAAACTGCCGAAGGGATTGCGGAGATCGAGGCGAACTTTTTTACTCCTGCTCAACTTGCAACATTCACGCGGCTATGTGACTTACTGCTCCCACCGCTCGGCGACAAGCCCGGCGCGCTCCAGGCAGGGACACCCATGTTCCTCGACTTCCTGATCGGTAGCTCCTCCGAAGCCCGCAAGCAGGTATACAGCGGTGGCCTGGACTGGCTCGACGCAGAAGCAAAGACCAGGTACAAGCTGCCGTTCGCTCAGCTGAATGCGACTCAGGCAGATGCGCTCATCAAGCCCTGGCTGCGCACCTGGATGACGGACCATCCACCGACCGAACTGCACGCGGACTTCATCAACATCGCACACGAAGACATCCGAACTGCGACTATGAACTCGAAGGCCTGGGACGACGTTAGCGCGGCAGCCGGGCAAGACTGGGTGACGGGAGGACTTTACTGGTCTCCGATCGAGCCGGATATGGCCGGCCTGGGCGCAACTTCCACGCACCTCCCTCCGCACGTGATGGCTGTTCCCAAAGCCGCGCACACGATGCCTTCCTACCCGCGTTAG
- a CDS encoding carbohydrate kinase family protein, translating to MAQFDITLAGEITMDLLMYGLPEELPVERELLATSMALTLGGSSAITAHNLATLGSRTGFIPQLGADPFTDLCLKALLQAGVDLSRAVSPKPGIGTGVTVLLQHEHNRRALTYPGTISGLRYEDLDLDYLASGRHFHLSSFFLQRGLRDDVPKLLATMRQAGLTTSLDTNDDPENSWEGPIAETLAHLDILMPNEREACRLANESNLEDAIDKLSEMIPMLVIKRGAAGALVSHRGLRYEAPGHLTELVDVIGAGDSFNAGFLHAFVHGTGVRDCLALGNACGAYSTTAIGGTQAFSAPHRMQQFLEGLGVATEIVSR from the coding sequence TTGGCACAGTTCGATATAACCTTGGCCGGCGAGATCACAATGGACTTGCTGATGTACGGTTTGCCTGAAGAGCTTCCCGTCGAGCGAGAACTTCTCGCCACCAGCATGGCTCTGACACTAGGCGGTTCCTCCGCTATTACTGCGCACAACCTCGCCACCCTGGGCAGTCGCACCGGTTTCATCCCGCAGCTTGGTGCCGATCCCTTCACGGATCTTTGCCTTAAGGCTCTTCTGCAGGCGGGCGTCGACCTATCGCGTGCCGTCTCGCCGAAACCGGGCATCGGCACGGGCGTGACCGTGCTGCTGCAGCATGAACACAACCGCCGGGCTCTCACCTATCCCGGCACAATCTCAGGACTCCGCTATGAGGATCTCGACCTCGACTATCTTGCCTCCGGTAGACACTTTCACCTGTCCTCGTTCTTCCTCCAACGCGGACTGCGCGACGATGTGCCGAAGCTTCTGGCCACAATGCGCCAGGCTGGCCTGACTACCTCGCTCGATACCAATGACGATCCAGAGAACTCATGGGAGGGTCCCATCGCAGAGACCCTCGCCCATCTCGATATTCTGATGCCCAACGAACGAGAGGCCTGCCGATTGGCGAATGAGTCCAATCTGGAAGACGCGATTGACAAGCTGTCCGAGATGATCCCTATGCTGGTCATTAAACGTGGAGCCGCAGGTGCCTTGGTTAGCCATCGAGGATTACGTTACGAAGCCCCCGGGCATCTCACCGAGCTCGTCGATGTCATAGGCGCCGGAGACAGCTTTAACGCCGGGTTTCTACACGCGTTCGTCCACGGCACCGGAGTAAGAGACTGCCTTGCGCTGGGCAATGCGTGCGGGGCCTACTCCACAACAGCAATCGGAGGGACCCAGGCGTTTTCCGCGCCACATCGCATGCAACAATTTCTTGAGGGCCTCGGCGTTGCGACGGAGATCGTTTCACGATGA
- a CDS encoding GMC oxidoreductase, which produces MTVTNFDVLIIGSGHSGGMAAKILTEKGIRCLMLNAGPVADVARDAQRKPAYDLPYRGFKPPGRLEHVFQANEFNANVWVDEEEVPYTFDPANPYNWVRVRLFGGRSLFWSRQSFRLSDYEFKGKSHDGFGEDWPIGLADLSPYYSRVEEIFQVAGAQDGPPQMPNGNFVPVDDAWSESMQRFIKASQAYNMPVCKQRRAQGRDGLASSVNLLLPDAERTGKLTSIANAVVRQITVDKNTGQPNGCYFIDRLSRREMHVKARVVVLATGTLESTRLLLNSNLGNSSGVMGHYLMDQIYGPGVTCSVPEARNGKATEQLMGGSAIVPRFRNITTKYDKFLRGYALNITSRMGGVDPRNFAAYGAELQQKLHEYNGSAFYITVMGEVLGRYENHVRIDKEKVDAWGIPVLRIETRYTDNEFNMAKDAVEVGCSVADAAGFEVLSKNVVPNPPGYSIHEVGTCRMGDDPKKSVLNKWCQSHDHRNLFVVDGASFVSAGWQNPTMTILALSMRASEYLAGEMSTRNI; this is translated from the coding sequence ATGACAGTCACAAACTTCGATGTACTAATTATCGGGTCGGGGCACTCTGGCGGCATGGCTGCCAAGATCCTGACGGAGAAGGGCATTCGATGCCTGATGTTAAACGCGGGCCCGGTGGCCGACGTAGCCAGAGATGCACAGCGCAAGCCCGCGTACGATCTTCCGTATCGCGGCTTCAAACCACCGGGGCGGCTGGAGCATGTCTTCCAGGCGAACGAGTTCAACGCGAACGTCTGGGTGGACGAGGAGGAGGTTCCATACACATTCGATCCCGCGAATCCGTACAACTGGGTGCGGGTGCGGTTGTTTGGCGGGCGGTCGCTCTTCTGGTCGCGCCAGTCGTTCCGGTTGAGCGACTACGAGTTCAAGGGCAAGTCGCATGATGGCTTTGGCGAAGACTGGCCTATCGGCCTCGCTGACCTGTCACCGTACTATTCGCGCGTGGAAGAGATCTTCCAGGTGGCGGGCGCGCAGGATGGCCCCCCGCAGATGCCAAATGGCAACTTCGTTCCTGTCGACGATGCGTGGTCGGAGTCGATGCAGCGGTTCATCAAGGCTTCGCAGGCGTACAACATGCCGGTCTGCAAGCAACGCCGGGCGCAAGGCCGCGATGGCCTGGCGAGCTCGGTGAATCTTCTGCTGCCGGATGCAGAGCGAACCGGCAAGCTGACCTCAATCGCCAATGCGGTAGTGCGGCAGATTACGGTCGATAAGAATACCGGCCAACCGAATGGGTGCTACTTCATCGATCGGCTCTCGCGCCGGGAGATGCATGTTAAGGCTCGCGTAGTTGTGTTGGCCACGGGAACGCTTGAGAGCACGCGCCTGCTGTTGAACTCAAATCTCGGCAACTCGAGCGGCGTTATGGGGCACTACCTGATGGACCAGATTTACGGACCGGGCGTCACCTGCTCCGTGCCTGAGGCGCGCAATGGCAAGGCAACAGAACAGTTGATGGGTGGCTCAGCAATCGTGCCGCGCTTCCGCAACATTACAACGAAGTATGACAAGTTCTTGCGCGGCTACGCGTTGAATATAACCAGCCGCATGGGTGGGGTCGACCCGCGCAACTTCGCGGCGTATGGCGCGGAGCTGCAGCAGAAGCTGCACGAATACAACGGCAGTGCTTTCTACATCACAGTGATGGGGGAGGTGCTCGGGCGTTATGAGAACCACGTCCGCATCGATAAGGAGAAGGTGGACGCATGGGGTATTCCCGTGCTTCGTATCGAGACCAGGTACACCGACAACGAGTTCAACATGGCGAAGGATGCGGTCGAAGTTGGCTGCTCGGTGGCGGATGCGGCTGGATTCGAAGTGCTCTCGAAGAATGTCGTTCCCAATCCGCCGGGGTACAGTATCCATGAAGTCGGAACCTGTCGCATGGGCGATGATCCGAAGAAGAGCGTGCTGAATAAGTGGTGCCAAAGCCACGATCATAGGAATCTATTCGTTGTCGATGGAGCGAGCTTTGTGAGTGCCGGTTGGCAGAACCCGACGATGACGATCCTGGCACTCTCGATGCGAGCCTCAGAGTATCTCGCCGGCGAGATGAGCACGCGAAATATTTAG